GATAGATACATGTCAGAGAGGACAAGGCCACAAGCTTCTTGTTTTATGGTCTCCAAAGACAATTATAAAACCACTCCTATATCAGGAGGCTGCCAAAGTGAGTACTTGTGGACTGTCTGCTTTTGCCTCCTATACAACACAAAAGAGCAAGGGCCATATACTTGTATCATCCACTTGAAAGATTGCCCCCTATCCTATTGACatccaaaccaaacaaataaatgatctaagtttaaaaacatcatTATTTCTTCTCAACACATTCATACACGGCTCCACACTCCCTCTCTTCATCTGGGCTCCACACTATCCCCTCAAACAATCTTCTCACTTCCCCCCCTTCACCACCACATTTTGGATGGAATACTGAACATACGGATAACATAATAAATACAATCTAGGGTGGCCCCTCCGGATGGAACAGAAATTTTGGGAACCCAAgcccaaaaaaattcaaaccacACAAACCCGAAAACACCAACATCTAGTTTGATGCTTGCAACAAGTAGgattgaataaaagaattagAATCATCAATTCAACTCTCATGAATTGCAAAGAATCTGAATTTGAATACAAAGCACAACTAGAGAGAACCAATACGTTGGTCCTCACAATTGGTGAGAACTACTGGTACTAACCAGCAAAAACTGATACACAAATGGAAATTGTTATACATACACTATTTTTGCCACTGTTTCTTTCTATATGTTGCATCTGTCGTACCCTGAGAACCATGAAGATGGTTCTGCGAGTTTTGACAACTCGCTGTCTTCACCATTATAGAATGGCTCAAACTCCTCTCTCCATTGCTGATCACATGCTGTATGGGATTCCCCTGCATCATATTTAGCCATTTCAGAATCATCATAAGTCGGTGTTAGTGCTTTTTTAGGTAAACGAGATTCTGCAAGGAACTGATTCAGCGTGCTGATCTccttttcatgttttttcttcaatttctctatCTGTTTGTAAGCCTTCTCAGTTTCTTGTTCTGCTTCCATGGCTTGCTTctgcaaattaaagaaaaaatatatagaaataccGAGTACTGAAATCACCATATTTCCCGAATACACTGAAAGCAAACTCACTAGTTTGATAGGATTTAATTTCACACAATCTACCATGTTATCTAAAGTCCATTgaaatatcaatttaaaaagCTTGTCTAATTTGGGATTGTGAAGTTCTCTAGCAACGTAAAGCATTAAAAGTAAAATGCTAAGTTGTCCAGTATACATGTTTGAGTGTAAGGGTctcattatcttcaaataacaACTTACCACTGCAAGATATGGAAATCACAATAGAAATTGTAAAATGTTATAAACTGACTCAGAGAATCCATAATCAGACCATGTATAAGCAAATTGTAAAATAAACAATAGCTGAAACGTATCATGTAGCAGAACACTTATTATTAACTCTATGCTCCagtaacttttatttttttgatgagAGACAACAATGCAATATATTAAGGTAAGTAAGAATAAGTACAGTAGAAGGATGAGGAGTTCTCCGAAAAACCTACACAAAAAGTATGCTCCCATAACTTTACCCCCTTCTTgtaagatgaaattttaaacaaCTAAATTCGTGGGTGCACTTGTAGAAGCACAAGCAAGAACATACATTACACAATCAAAGAAGAATGAGTACTGGATAAAGGCTAGTATAAATAGTAATTAAAAGCCAAACTTTGGAGttaaatgatagaaaaataaatattaaaagtgcaCAGTGACAAAATACCAACTCTGAATAACCAATATAAAAACTCACCTGAGCAGTAGCAACAGCTTCTTCTGCTTCTTTAAGTCGCACAAGTAATTCCCCAGCAGCCTGTACAGCTTCAGCAGTATCTCTCAGTTGAGCCTGAAGGCCTCTATTTTCATCCCTAAGATAccgtctctctttctctctttccactTTCAGTGCTGAAATTTCTGCAGCGAGGGCATTTATGAACTTAGATTCAGCACCCTTGACTCCTGCTTTAGCAGCTGCTTTCTTGACATCATCTATTCCTTCCTGAATCTTCCTATGCCTTGCAAGCAATGCCATATGTCTCTCCTCAAGTTCTGCATACTGTTCAAGCATACGTGCATGGCCCTCCATGGCAAGCTGCATTGCTTCCTTGAGCTCTTCTGCACATTTCTTCTCAGAGTCCAGTTCTACCTTCTGCTTTTCAGCAAGAGATCGGCTAGCTTCAAGTTCATCTCTCAGTTCTTCAGAGAGAGAAATCCACTTGCTCTCTGTCTCAGTCCAACGTAATCTCTCCTGCTCAAGTTTCTCCTCAGCACTTTCCCCAGTTGACTCCGAAATTGTGAACAAAGGTGGAGTTAAACTGGGTTGACATGAATAGGTCAACTGTAGAAGAGGACTTCGTTTTCGGGGAGGCATGGGTGAGGAATCAATATAATATTGTAGGTGGCTTCTCAAATCTTGAATTTCTTCCAACAACACATCCCTCTCACCCATATCAAAGAAGTTCCGGTACCGTTCTAGCTCGTCTTGAACTCGCTTTAACTCAAGTTTTGTCCTTAAAACTTCAGGATGGTTCTCATATTTCTCCTTCAGAAGCTGTTATTCCAGGTTGCCATTGCACAGATTTAGACAAAGGAAATACTATGGAATGAACACCTAATAATTTTCAGTCAAACTCAAAAATCAATAGCATACCTTATGCTCATGTGTGAGGGATACTAATTCTTCCTCAATGAACTCTTCAGTTGGTAAAACACCATCCATAAGGCTCTCAAGACGAATAATTTTATCCTCTCGTGTTTGGCCAATTATGGAGTTGCATTCTCTCTCATGCTTGTATTGCTGAATCTGTAAATGGTGAAAAAGAAGAGGGGAAAAGGAAGTCAGAAGGACAAGCAAAAATTTGTATGACTATGGTCAGCTATGGTTTAGACTAGAAAGAAACCAATACCAAACGATTAAGTTGCATTATTTCAGAAGTTTGCTTTGTGCAGAACTCTTCCAGTGCCATTTCTCTCCTAATGGCTCCAGCCAAGACTTTTTCCACTGCCTGTGaggtaaattataaattcatGAATTTCACATATGAACatgtgaaaaaaagaaaaaaaaattgcaggCAGGAAACGTCAGAGTTTAGACATACTTTAGGAACTTGCTTCTTTGATTTGTCAGCAGACTGTGACCCATCAACAGGTACTAACTGTAGGTTTGAACTTTCAAAGGCCTCTTTAAGCTCTACCTGAGGGATTGTACTCTTGCAATTACTACATAAAACTGCTTCTGATTCTTCTTCTGGAGCCTCATTTTCTTGTGGAAGAGTTTGCACGCCCACATCAACTTTATCAACTGGCAAAATAGGCTTAGTATCTGCAGGTTTAAAGGAAAACCTGAATGATGAACGCCTCAAAGCTGAACTCTGGCGATGAACATCAATAATTTCAAGGCCACGATGGAGACTAGCCGCCAAATGTTCTGTAGATGCAAGAAATTTCTTATTTGATTGAGAAGAAAGTGGATTCACCGAGCTGTTCTTCATGGACTTTGCAAAAGATGTATGTGATGGCTCTGGATCTAGCTTACTTTCATCCCTGAGATCCTTCTGGGATGCAGTTAACATTGATGAAGTCCTAAGACTTTTCCTGCTATTGTTACTGACTCTAGGTGAAACACTGAGAGTTGGAGACTTGAGAACTGGGGATATATTACATGGAACTATGCTGAGGTTAGAAGGTGGAATCCCATCCATTAAACCATTTGGAGAGTCATTTGAAGCCTCTGCTTCTGAAATTCCCAGAGAAACAGCACCAACAGATTCAGAGAATTGGCATGTTGGACTATTTTCCACCACCTTGCTTAGGGGTTCCTCATTTGGCAAGTTGCAGACGGGGGAGTCAAGAGGCTTTTT
This region of Vitis vinifera cultivar Pinot Noir 40024 chromosome 5, ASM3070453v1 genomic DNA includes:
- the LOC100264192 gene encoding kinesin-like protein KIN-12B — its product is MKHFMQPRNTILRETDSQSSSSSASSPNPNSVKQRSASRKQKWSKENAPPSDLNTMADHSSPSLAAKSLPPSGKIRSPLPPRPPSSNSNPLKRKLSMDTVPENAVPGASDSGVRVIVRMRPPNKDEEEGEVIAQKMSGDSLSILGQTFTFDSVADAESTQLDIFQLVGSPLVENCLSGFNSSVFAYGQTGSGKTYTMWGPANALLDENLSNNKQGLTPRVFERLFARINEEQIKHADKQLKYQCRCSFLEIYNEQITDLLDPSQKNLQIREDVKSGVYVENLTEECVCTMKDVTQLLIKGLSNRRTGATSINAESSRSHSVFTCVVESRCKSTSDGISSFKTSRINLVDLAGSERQKLTGAAGDRLKEAGNINRSLSQLGNLINILAEVSQTGKQRHIPYRDSRLTFLLQESLGGNAKLAMVCAISPVQSCKSETLSTLRFAQRAKAIKNKAVVNEVMQDDVNFLRGVIRQLKDELLRMKANGNQPTDSNGSYSTGWNARRSLNLLKFSLNRPTTLPHVDDDGDEEMEIDEEAVEKLWVQVGLQSVNGEENSKIDAGKIENVQSDSQFMASEEGIIGEPQSNMSQNECIKEEASEDTDVNMEEEISEQVEKHETMIVDCGEQVKNTQNSSQTDLLSPHNQSEINEDESQIHLIVSMPNENPSEQFTEEKKPLDSPVCNLPNEEPLSKVVENSPTCQFSESVGAVSLGISEAEASNDSPNGLMDGIPPSNLSIVPCNISPVLKSPTLSVSPRVSNNSRKSLRTSSMLTASQKDLRDESKLDPEPSHTSFAKSMKNSSVNPLSSQSNKKFLASTEHLAASLHRGLEIIDVHRQSSALRRSSFRFSFKPADTKPILPVDKVDVGVQTLPQENEAPEEESEAVLCSNCKSTIPQVELKEAFESSNLQLVPVDGSQSADKSKKQVPKAVEKVLAGAIRREMALEEFCTKQTSEIMQLNRLIQQYKHERECNSIIGQTREDKIIRLESLMDGVLPTEEFIEEELVSLTHEHKLLKEKYENHPEVLRTKLELKRVQDELERYRNFFDMGERDVLLEEIQDLRSHLQYYIDSSPMPPRKRSPLLQLTYSCQPSLTPPLFTISESTGESAEEKLEQERLRWTETESKWISLSEELRDELEASRSLAEKQKVELDSEKKCAEELKEAMQLAMEGHARMLEQYAELEERHMALLARHRKIQEGIDDVKKAAAKAGVKGAESKFINALAAEISALKVEREKERRYLRDENRGLQAQLRDTAEAVQAAGELLVRLKEAEEAVATAQKQAMEAEQETEKAYKQIEKLKKKHEKEISTLNQFLAESRLPKKALTPTYDDSEMAKYDAGESHTACDQQWREEFEPFYNGEDSELSKLAEPSSWFSGYDRCNI